DNA sequence from the Campylobacter concisus genome:
CAAAGCATAAAAGAAAAAGAAAACGACGAAGTATCGCAAAGCATAAAAACCAAAAAAGATAAATTAAATTCAGAAATTCTGGATGATATTACTAAAGTTATTCCTGAAGCAGATAAAAATGATCCAGATAATGAAAAAAATATATACATACATTTAAAATCAAAAGAAAATGACAAAGTATCACTAAGAATAAAGACCAGAAAAGACATATCAAATTCAGAAATTCTGGATGATATTACTAAAGTTATTCCTAAAGCAGATAAAAATGATCCAGATAATGAAAAAGATATATACATACATTTATCATCAAGTATGATTAATATAAGAGCATTTAGTGTTTATGACAATGCAGCACAAACACTATTTATGAAGCACCCTCTAGGTGAGAATGTAGATACAATAGATAATGGTAGTGTAAATCTTGCTATAGTAGGCTTTGACGCAGCAGGGCTATCTGTGTTATACCGCGCTTTGGCCTTAGGTCATTTTTTTAACGGCAAACCACTAAACGTAACGATCTTTGATAATAACCACGAAAAAAAGAGAGCCGAGTTTTTAAAACTATATCCTATTAGCTTAAAGGCAGGTGGCATAATCAATTGGAATATCTATTTTAAAGATGATGGAGAGTTATTTAACAAAGATGGAATAAAAAATTTTAACCAAATCATTTTTTGTAAAACTAACGTTCAAGCAAGCCTTACTGATATAGCTAGGATCATAAAAAATCAATCAACTCATTTGGAAAACAAACAGTTTTTTATATTTATAGATAAACATGATGGCATAAAAGGCATTGCAGATGATATCAAGATAGACAATAAAAACAAAATGGACATTATACCTTTTGGCAATTTCTCTCAAATTTGCTCTTACGATGTCGTTGTAAATGAGATATACGACACAATGGCTATAAGGGCGAATCAACGATATAATGATCTTCATAATTATGAGATAAAATGGGGTGATCTGTCACCTTTTTTACAAGACTCAAATAGAATGCAAGTTGAACACTTGCCTATAAAACTAAAAGCGATAAACAAGCTATTGAGCGAAAACAGATTTCTAGAGTATGATGAAGTAAAGGAAAAAGCTCGAAATAGATGGTTTGATCTTATGCTTAACGGTCAAAATGTTTCTGATATAAATGAAATAAATTTATGGGATAAGACAGAGGGAGCCAAGATAGAGGGGGCTAAAATTTTAGCAACATATATAAGTCTTGACGACATAGAAAAATTAGCCAAAATGGAAAAACATCGCTGGAATGCTTTTTATATCTTAAATGGCTGGACTACTATACCAAAACCAGAAGGACAAAACTATCCTCGTAGAAAAGATGACAATAAAAAAGAGCATGCTCTTTTGATCGGCTGGGATGAGTTAGAAGAAGCTTCTAAATATATAGATGAACCTGGTAAAAAACCTCATAACTACAAAAGTGATGATGTAGAGACAGTTATGAGAGCTTACGATATGATAGTTTCGGCTTTTGAAGATGATAAAATCTTACAAGATGAAAGCTCCATCTATTGCAAAGAGATATTCGAGTTTAAAAAAAAGATAGACAATATCAAAAACAAATGAGAACCATTTTCTTAGCGGCTAAATATATAGCCATACAAAAAGGCAAAGACACTATAGAAGCTGAAGATATAGTAGAAGCGGTAAATTCAGTTGAAGTGACTGATACTAATTTTAAAAAAATCTTAGCATCGATTGGCCTTAAAAGGTCTAAAAATAGCACTAAAATAGATGAGTTTGCTATTAACATCGCAACAAAAAATGACACTGTTAAATTTTCTGAAGAAGCGAATAAAATAGAGAGGGCTCTTGAACAAAATGGATATGGCTTTAACACAAATATTAGCAATCTTAAAAAGATAGATAAGAGCGAATCACGAGAAGAAGTGTGGCATATAAATCAAGGATGCTTCTCTCTCATCAACAAAATAAAAAAAGAACTATATGTTATTGCTCGCTGCAAAAACTACTGGAAGGCCAACATCTGTGTATGATAAGTTAAACACCGCACCTTTGCCGCCTTTAGTTACCCACTTCTTTTTACCAAAGACTTTTCCTCTTTTACCTTTCCACTCTTGCTTTTTCCATTTAAACTCATTAAAGCTGCTAACATCTCTTGTTAAATTTAGCGCTACGTTTGTTATATCTTTGCTATCAAGTACGAGGTCGTTGCCTGCATAGATAAAGCTCTTATCATTTAATACCATAAATCATCATGGCCTTAAGAGATTTTATTTTACTATCCTTAAAGACAACAGCACCATCATTACCTGAACAAGGTCCTTGCCTCTCTAGTACACCTTCTGCCTCTTAAATCAATCCTAAGACCTTTTATCACTTCATTAAGACTAGATCTACAAAATTTAACCCCAAGAACATAAGATCTAAGACCCTAACCTTGATTCATTATGATATTCTAATTGCAAAAAATAATATATTGGATATAAAGAAAGTTGTTGCCCTATTTCTATTTTAGGGCAACTTTGGGTCTATTGTTATAAATAATATTTATTGAATTTCATCAATATCTGGAATAACTGATTTCTTAGGAAATTCAAAGACTTGTGGTGTATTCTCTAGTTTTATTCCAAGAACTGCCCACTCAAGCAGATCCGTTTTAAATAGATTTACATATTCAGCTGCTGGTAATGTCTTAAGACCACTTGGCTTCAATATAGTGCTATCTTGCATCATTTTGATAAATAGCTCATATTGCTCAGCATAGTCTGTTTTTGCATTAACAGACGCTACTATATCTAATGATCTTAAGACCGATTTTTCTAT
Encoded proteins:
- a CDS encoding NAD-binding protein, which encodes MRLNLKKCYLKFIYGNLNDTTMLICGILTVFFSLLGHSIENGFFSGFLKSAYQTLALLLGNYDFKATNIISKCSLYIAIVFTLFFYCSVFIKLLGKKLRTWCFLKFFAKNHIVICGAGDMGYALAKDILNKYQDKKLLVVDINPTNDNVNSICTLGGYAISGNAIDKDVLNKLNITKAEKIILMTGKDISNLEILDAITKVIPEADKNDPDNEKNIYIHLSSKENYEILQSIKEKENDEVSQSIKTKKDKLNSEILDDITKVIPEADKNDPDNEKNIYIHLKSKENDKVSLRIKTRKDISNSEILDDITKVIPKADKNDPDNEKDIYIHLSSSMINIRAFSVYDNAAQTLFMKHPLGENVDTIDNGSVNLAIVGFDAAGLSVLYRALALGHFFNGKPLNVTIFDNNHEKKRAEFLKLYPISLKAGGIINWNIYFKDDGELFNKDGIKNFNQIIFCKTNVQASLTDIARIIKNQSTHLENKQFFIFIDKHDGIKGIADDIKIDNKNKMDIIPFGNFSQICSYDVVVNEIYDTMAIRANQRYNDLHNYEIKWGDLSPFLQDSNRMQVEHLPIKLKAINKLLSENRFLEYDEVKEKARNRWFDLMLNGQNVSDINEINLWDKTEGAKIEGAKILATYISLDDIEKLAKMEKHRWNAFYILNGWTTIPKPEGQNYPRRKDDNKKEHALLIGWDELEEASKYIDEPGKKPHNYKSDDVETVMRAYDMIVSAFEDDKILQDESSIYCKEIFEFKKKIDNIKNK